A genome region from Physeter macrocephalus isolate SW-GA chromosome 4, ASM283717v5, whole genome shotgun sequence includes the following:
- the TDRKH gene encoding tudor and KH domain-containing protein isoform X2, with protein MSTERTSWTSLSTIQKIALGLGIPASAVVAYILYRRYRESREERLTFVGEDDIEIEMRVPQEAVKLIIGRQGANIKQLRKQTGARIDVDTEDGGDERVLLISGFPVQVCKAKAAIHQILTESTPVSEQLSVPQRSVGRIIGRGGETIRSICKASGAKITCDKESQGTLLLSRLIKISGTQKEVAAAKHLILEKVSEDEELRKRIAHSAETRVPRKQPISVRREEVTEPAGAGEPALWKNTGTSLEQAAPLAVPPCKGRGDTSVVGPEERSCKKPNDDNFQKFGAQTSPETSMFEIPSPDFSFHADEFLEVYVSASEHPNHFWIQIIGSRSLQLDKLVSEMTQHYENSLPEDLTVHVGDIVAAPLPTNGSWYRARVLGTLENGNLDLYFVDFGDNGDCPLRDLRVLRSDFLSLPFQAIECSLARIAPSGEQWEEEALDEFDRLTHCADWKPLVAKISSYVQSGISTWPKIHLYDTSNGKKLDIGLELVRKGYAIELPEDMEENRAVPVMLHDVATETDVSLRSTVTETKKSPGEMANTLSCLSLLEAASVSGDDNLEDDYLL; from the exons ATGTCCACTGAACGGACTTCTTGGACAAGTTTGTCCACTATTCAGAAAATAGCACTGGGCCTCGGGATCCCAGCCAGTGCAGTGGTTGCCTATATCTTATACCGCAGATATAGGGAAAGCAGAG AAGAGCGGCTGACATTTGTTGGGGAGGATGACATCGAGATAGAGATGCGAGTCCCCCAGGAAGCTGTGAAGCTCATCATTGGCCGGCAAGGAGCTAATATTAAACAG CTACGAAAACAGACAGGTGCTCGGATCGATGTGGACACGGAGGATGGAGGAGATGAGCGGGTGCTGCTTATCAGTGGTTTTCCTGTTCAGGTGTGCAAGGCCAAAGCAGCAATTCATCAGATCCTGACTGAGAGTACCCCAGTGTCTGAGCAGCTCTCAGTTCCCCAGAGATCTGTGGGCAGAATCATAG GGAGAGGCGGCGAGACAATTCGTTCTATCTGTAAGGCCTCGGGAGCCAAAATAACCTGTGACAAAGAATCCCAGGGGACATTGCTACTATCAAGACTTATAAAAATCTCAGGAACACAAAAGGAGGTGGCAGCAGCTAAG CATTTGATACTGGAGAAAGTTTCAGAAGATGAAGAACTTAGGAAGAGAATTGCTCATTCTGCAGAAACCAGAGTCCCACGGAAGCAACCAATCAGCGTAAGAAGAGAGGAAGTGACAGagccagctggggctggagagcCAGCTTTATGGAAAAACACTGGCACTAGCTTGGAGCAGGCTGCACCTCTGGCAGTTCCTCCCTGCAAAGGACGTGGCGACACGTCTGTTGTAGGACCAGAAGAGCGTTCCTGCAAGAAACCTAATGATGACAACTTTCAGAAGTTTGGAGCCCAGACCAGTCCAGAGACATCCATGTTTGAAA TCCCCAGTCCAGACTTCAGTTTCCATGCTGATGAATTCCTAGAAGTCTATGTCTCTGCCTCTGAACATCCTAACCACTTCTGGATACAAATCATTGGCTCCCGCAGCCTGCAACTGGATAAGCTTGTCAGTGAGATGACCCAGCACTATGAAAATAGTCTG CCTGAAGACTTGACTGTGCATGTAGGAGACATTGTCGCAGCGCCTTTACCTACAAATGGTTCCTGGTATCGAGCCCGGGTCCTTGGCACCTTGGAGAATGGGAACCTGGACCTCTACTTTGTTGACTTTGGAGATAATGGAGATTGCCCACTGAGGGACCTCAGGGTGCTCAG GAGTGACTTCCTAAGCCTTCCATTTCAAGCAATAGAGTGTAGTCTGGCACGGATAGCCCCCTCAG GTGAACAATGGGAAGAGGAAGCTTTGGATGAGTTTGACAGACTCACTCACTGTGCTGATTGGAAGCCCCTGGTGGCCAAGATCTCTAGCTACGTCCAGTCTGGGATCTCAACTTGGCCCAAGATCCACTTATACGATACTAGCAATGGGAAG AAACTTGATATTGGGTTAGAATTAGTTCGTAAAGGATACGCAATTGAGCTTCCTGAAGAcatggaagaaaacagagctgtCCCGGTAATGTTGCACGATGTG GCCACAGAAACAGATGTCTCTCTCCGCAGCACGGTCACTGAGACCAAGAAGAGCCCTGGAGAGATGGCAAATACGCTGTCCTGCCTCAGTTTATTAG AAGCTGCCTCTGTGTCTGGTGATGATAACCTTGAAGACGACTACTTACTCTGA
- the TDRKH gene encoding tudor and KH domain-containing protein isoform X1 encodes MRVPQEAVKLIIGRQGANIKQLRKQTGARIDVDTEDGGDERVLLISGFPVQVCKAKAAIHQILTESTPVSEQLSVPQRSVGRIIGRGGETIRSICKASGAKITCDKESQGTLLLSRLIKISGTQKEVAAAKHLILEKVSEDEELRKRIAHSAETRVPRKQPISVRREEVTEPAGAGEPALWKNTGTSLEQAAPLAVPPCKGRGDTSVVGPEERSCKKPNDDNFQKFGAQTSPETSMFEIPSPDFSFHADEFLEVYVSASEHPNHFWIQIIGSRSLQLDKLVSEMTQHYENSLPEDLTVHVGDIVAAPLPTNGSWYRARVLGTLENGNLDLYFVDFGDNGDCPLRDLRVLRSDFLSLPFQAIECSLARIAPSGEQWEEEALDEFDRLTHCADWKPLVAKISSYVQSGISTWPKIHLYDTSNGKKLDIGLELVRKGYAIELPEDMEENRAVPVMLHDVATETDVSLRSTVTETKKSPGEMANTLSCLSLLEAASVSGDDNLEDDYLL; translated from the exons ATGCGAGTCCCCCAGGAAGCTGTGAAGCTCATCATTGGCCGGCAAGGAGCTAATATTAAACAG CTACGAAAACAGACAGGTGCTCGGATCGATGTGGACACGGAGGATGGAGGAGATGAGCGGGTGCTGCTTATCAGTGGTTTTCCTGTTCAGGTGTGCAAGGCCAAAGCAGCAATTCATCAGATCCTGACTGAGAGTACCCCAGTGTCTGAGCAGCTCTCAGTTCCCCAGAGATCTGTGGGCAGAATCATAG GGAGAGGCGGCGAGACAATTCGTTCTATCTGTAAGGCCTCGGGAGCCAAAATAACCTGTGACAAAGAATCCCAGGGGACATTGCTACTATCAAGACTTATAAAAATCTCAGGAACACAAAAGGAGGTGGCAGCAGCTAAG CATTTGATACTGGAGAAAGTTTCAGAAGATGAAGAACTTAGGAAGAGAATTGCTCATTCTGCAGAAACCAGAGTCCCACGGAAGCAACCAATCAGCGTAAGAAGAGAGGAAGTGACAGagccagctggggctggagagcCAGCTTTATGGAAAAACACTGGCACTAGCTTGGAGCAGGCTGCACCTCTGGCAGTTCCTCCCTGCAAAGGACGTGGCGACACGTCTGTTGTAGGACCAGAAGAGCGTTCCTGCAAGAAACCTAATGATGACAACTTTCAGAAGTTTGGAGCCCAGACCAGTCCAGAGACATCCATGTTTGAAA TCCCCAGTCCAGACTTCAGTTTCCATGCTGATGAATTCCTAGAAGTCTATGTCTCTGCCTCTGAACATCCTAACCACTTCTGGATACAAATCATTGGCTCCCGCAGCCTGCAACTGGATAAGCTTGTCAGTGAGATGACCCAGCACTATGAAAATAGTCTG CCTGAAGACTTGACTGTGCATGTAGGAGACATTGTCGCAGCGCCTTTACCTACAAATGGTTCCTGGTATCGAGCCCGGGTCCTTGGCACCTTGGAGAATGGGAACCTGGACCTCTACTTTGTTGACTTTGGAGATAATGGAGATTGCCCACTGAGGGACCTCAGGGTGCTCAG GAGTGACTTCCTAAGCCTTCCATTTCAAGCAATAGAGTGTAGTCTGGCACGGATAGCCCCCTCAG GTGAACAATGGGAAGAGGAAGCTTTGGATGAGTTTGACAGACTCACTCACTGTGCTGATTGGAAGCCCCTGGTGGCCAAGATCTCTAGCTACGTCCAGTCTGGGATCTCAACTTGGCCCAAGATCCACTTATACGATACTAGCAATGGGAAG AAACTTGATATTGGGTTAGAATTAGTTCGTAAAGGATACGCAATTGAGCTTCCTGAAGAcatggaagaaaacagagctgtCCCGGTAATGTTGCACGATGTG GCCACAGAAACAGATGTCTCTCTCCGCAGCACGGTCACTGAGACCAAGAAGAGCCCTGGAGAGATGGCAAATACGCTGTCCTGCCTCAGTTTATTAG AAGCTGCCTCTGTGTCTGGTGATGATAACCTTGAAGACGACTACTTACTCTGA
- the OAZ3 gene encoding ornithine decarboxylase antizyme 3 isoform 1 (protein translation is dependent on polyamine-induced +1 ribosomal frameshift; isoform 1 is encoded by transcript variant 1; non-AUG (CUG) translation initiation codon) produces MPGNRSRPSIYSLSYIKRGKTRNYLYPIWSPYAYYLYCYKYRITLREKMLPCYKSITYKEQKDLTLRPRCCLQCSESLVGLHGGRSSEQGDQDQLKELYSAGNLTVLATDPLLHQDPVQLDFHFRLTPQTSAHWHGLLCDHRLFLDIPYRALDPGSRESLTATLEYVEEKTNVDSVLVNFQTNRNDRGALLRAFGYMGFEVVRPDHPALPPWNNVIFMVYPLERDLGHLPSEPP; encoded by the exons CTGCCTGGTAACAGGTCGCGCCCCTCTATCTACTCCCTTTCTTATATCAAGAGGGGAAAAACACGGAACTACCTCTACCCGATCTGGTCACCATACGCCTATTACCTTTACTGTTACAAATACCGGATCACCCTCCGGGAGAAGATGCTGCCTTGTTATAAAAG CATCACTTATAAGGAACAGAAGGACTTGACACTCCGACCCCGTTGCTGCCTTCAGTGCTCC GAGTCCCTAGTAGGCCTTCACGGGGGCAGAAGCAGCGAGCAGGGTGATCAAGACCAGCTTAAAGAATTGTATTCG gCTGGGAACCTGACGGTGCTGGCTACTGACCCCCTGCTTCACCAGGACCCGGTGCAGTTAGACTTCCACTTCCGCCTCACCCCCCAGACCTCTGCCCATTGGCATGGCCTTCTTTGTGACCACAGACTCTTCCTAGATATCCCATACCGGGCCTTGGATCCAGGCAGCCGGGAGAG TCTGACTGCAACACTGGAGTATGTGGAGGAGAAGACCAATGTGGATTCTGTGCTTGTAAACTTCCAAACCAACCGGAATGACAGAG GTGCCCTGCTACGGGCCTTCGGCTACATGGGCTTTGAAGTGGTCAGACCAGATCACCCGGCCCTTCCTCCCTGGAACAATGTCATCTTTATGGTGTATCCCCTTGAAAGGGACCTAGGCCACCTGCCCAGTGAACCTCCCTGA
- the OAZ3 gene encoding ornithine decarboxylase antizyme 3 isoform 2 (protein translation is dependent on polyamine-induced +1 ribosomal frameshift; isoform 2 is encoded by transcript variant 2), whose amino-acid sequence MTVPWRPGERGITYKEQKDLTLRPRCCLQCSESLVGLHGGRSSEQGDQDQLKELYSAGNLTVLATDPLLHQDPVQLDFHFRLTPQTSAHWHGLLCDHRLFLDIPYRALDPGSRESLTATLEYVEEKTNVDSVLVNFQTNRNDRGALLRAFGYMGFEVVRPDHPALPPWNNVIFMVYPLERDLGHLPSEPP is encoded by the exons ATGACCGTGCCCTGGCGGCCGGGGGAGCGAGG CATCACTTATAAGGAACAGAAGGACTTGACACTCCGACCCCGTTGCTGCCTTCAGTGCTCC GAGTCCCTAGTAGGCCTTCACGGGGGCAGAAGCAGCGAGCAGGGTGATCAAGACCAGCTTAAAGAATTGTATTCG gCTGGGAACCTGACGGTGCTGGCTACTGACCCCCTGCTTCACCAGGACCCGGTGCAGTTAGACTTCCACTTCCGCCTCACCCCCCAGACCTCTGCCCATTGGCATGGCCTTCTTTGTGACCACAGACTCTTCCTAGATATCCCATACCGGGCCTTGGATCCAGGCAGCCGGGAGAG TCTGACTGCAACACTGGAGTATGTGGAGGAGAAGACCAATGTGGATTCTGTGCTTGTAAACTTCCAAACCAACCGGAATGACAGAG GTGCCCTGCTACGGGCCTTCGGCTACATGGGCTTTGAAGTGGTCAGACCAGATCACCCGGCCCTTCCTCCCTGGAACAATGTCATCTTTATGGTGTATCCCCTTGAAAGGGACCTAGGCCACCTGCCCAGTGAACCTCCCTGA